Proteins co-encoded in one uncultured Bacteroides sp. genomic window:
- a CDS encoding fimbrial protein, whose protein sequence is MTYLISTRSSGDPNASDNEMIKKILLFVVDSNNKVEKKVTESLVSTQQQYETEMQLTTGTKTVYGFANLSAENIANAGLDIEEGASMPDLSNATATLANGYTATSDNYIPMSNKTTFTVENKENQTFSLELLRMLCKIKLNFKNETGHTITLKNVVIDPVTTSAVYLLPRLNENTAPELPDKFTTSSYTYNFSESPSFVDGGRLNNFQFYMNESKVLNSGWFKLTLNTLRDGSTEEMRMSLTSLSYLNRNDYLPLDIILTDYKLDVEVMSYPPIGGYPASVTTNADGYHCMFPGGGPFIIIPKLKKLSDGSTIPLTDSDWTFTFTDASTTIFDKVPALKDGEIKGSLKSSATGVALCNISVNVQTSASVTRTLSYKMYISQN, encoded by the coding sequence TTGACATACCTTATAAGTACCAGAAGCAGCGGTGATCCCAATGCTTCGGATAATGAAATGATAAAAAAAATACTTCTTTTTGTTGTAGATTCAAATAACAAAGTCGAAAAGAAAGTAACAGAAAGTTTAGTATCAACACAGCAACAGTATGAAACTGAAATGCAATTAACAACCGGTACTAAAACGGTCTATGGATTTGCAAATCTGTCGGCTGAGAACATTGCAAATGCAGGGCTTGATATTGAAGAGGGAGCGTCGATGCCTGACTTATCCAATGCAACTGCAACTCTTGCCAATGGATATACTGCGACCTCGGATAATTATATTCCAATGAGCAATAAAACGACATTTACTGTTGAAAATAAGGAAAACCAGACATTTAGTCTTGAACTACTCCGTATGTTGTGTAAAATAAAGCTTAACTTCAAGAACGAAACAGGACATACCATTACATTAAAAAATGTTGTTATAGATCCCGTAACCACATCAGCAGTCTATTTATTGCCCCGGTTAAACGAGAATACAGCTCCGGAACTTCCGGATAAATTCACAACAAGCAGTTATACTTATAATTTTAGCGAATCTCCAAGTTTTGTTGATGGGGGAAGATTAAACAACTTTCAGTTTTATATGAATGAATCTAAGGTTCTGAACAGTGGATGGTTTAAACTGACACTTAATACCCTGAGAGACGGATCGACAGAAGAAATGCGCATGTCATTAACCAGCCTGTCTTATTTAAACCGGAATGATTATCTTCCGCTTGATATTATCCTGACAGATTATAAACTGGATGTGGAAGTAATGTCATATCCTCCTATAGGCGGTTATCCTGCCTCTGTTACTACAAATGCAGATGGCTATCATTGCATGTTCCCGGGTGGAGGTCCGTTTATTATAATTCCAAAGCTTAAAAAACTTTCAGATGGTTCAACCATACCATTAACTGATTCTGACTGGACTTTCACCTTTACAGATGCCTCCACTACGATATTCGACAAGGTTCCGGCATTGAAAGATGGCGAAATCAAAGGTTCTTTAAAGTCGTCTGCTACCGGCGTTGCATTATGTAATATTTCAGTAAACGTACAAACGTCTGCCAGTGTAACTCGCACACTTTCGTATAAAATGTATATCAGCCAAAATTAA
- a CDS encoding HU family DNA-binding protein: MSVKYSVVERSNPRKPQDPKKFYAQAQGSGEMDFDSMCDDVSNRCTATKADISASISGALITIQQSLRKGEVVRFGDFGSFQIGVRSKGAGTQKDFNTGFIKGARIAFRPGKLLTTMLKTLEYSQVAKLSVKPPVVVKPEA, encoded by the coding sequence ATGAGTGTAAAGTATTCAGTAGTAGAGAGAAGTAATCCAAGAAAGCCACAAGATCCTAAGAAGTTTTATGCCCAGGCACAAGGTAGCGGGGAAATGGATTTTGATTCCATGTGTGATGATGTATCCAACCGTTGTACTGCAACAAAGGCAGATATTTCTGCTTCCATTTCAGGAGCATTGATTACCATTCAGCAAAGTCTTCGTAAAGGAGAAGTGGTTCGTTTCGGAGACTTTGGAAGTTTCCAGATTGGCGTTCGCAGTAAAGGTGCTGGTACTCAGAAAGATTTTAATACCGGATTTATCAAAGGAGCCAGAATTGCGTTTCGTCCAGGCAAATTGCTCACCACGATGCTGAAAACCCTGGAATATAGTCAGGTAGCCAAGCTGTCAGTAAAACCTCCGGTAGTTGTAAAACCTGAAGCATAA
- a CDS encoding N-acetylmuramoyl-L-alanine amidase, producing the protein MRVVNLIVIHCSATREDKTFTERDVDAAHRARGFRCAGYHFYIRKDGAIKSMRPLQEEGAHALGYNAHSIGICYEGGLDRNGKPADTRTPEQKHSMRVLVLTLLRDFPGCSVKGHRDLSPDRNGNGVIESCEWVKFCPCFEVMKEGWSL; encoded by the coding sequence ATGAGAGTTGTCAATCTGATAGTAATCCACTGTTCCGCTACCCGTGAAGATAAAACCTTCACGGAGCGGGATGTGGACGCTGCCCATCGGGCACGAGGTTTCCGCTGTGCCGGTTATCATTTCTATATCCGCAAAGACGGAGCCATCAAATCCATGCGTCCGCTGCAAGAAGAAGGAGCGCACGCCCTGGGCTATAATGCCCACAGTATTGGCATCTGTTATGAAGGCGGACTGGACAGGAACGGAAAACCAGCTGATACCCGGACACCGGAACAAAAGCATTCCATGCGGGTGTTGGTACTCACGCTGCTAAGAGACTTCCCTGGTTGCAGTGTAAAAGGTCACCGGGATCTTAGTCCCGACCGCAATGGCAACGGGGTGATTGAATCTTGTGAATGGGTGAAATTCTGTCCTTGCTTTGAGGTGATGAAGGAAGGTTGGAGTCTATAA
- a CDS encoding glycosyltransferase family 4 protein encodes MKICFYCDTIFTFGGVQRVLAVIAKELSKEHDITILTLDDPSLNDTTMYGLESTEIHYINLQYSKIPFYENIPCKAFSLLYKTILPQNKLFSKWYGYSSFPHTQRSLLIKTLNQENYDVVVGVHVFLSFHLASIKRQIQAKTIGWMHNSYDAFFSIKTSYVGKQKNQFKHLMPKLDKVIVLSKYDQERFLKELNVQTEVIYNPLTIEPKGKGSPEHKKFLAIGRFSPLHKGFDILINAFALFAKQNQDWTLDIVGEGPEEDMLRSLITKHHLEKRVTIYPFTKEVEKHYESASVYVLSSRWEGFGLVLVEAMSYGLPIISSNLPVTKELFEGKGVGVFFKNEDIADLAEKMNLMTKNNDIEIICDNAFEYSKHFFTINIYKQWKNLFLNKND; translated from the coding sequence ATGAAAATATGTTTTTATTGTGATACTATTTTTACATTTGGGGGAGTTCAGCGGGTATTAGCTGTAATAGCAAAAGAGCTATCTAAAGAACACGATATTACTATATTAACATTAGATGATCCGTCATTAAATGATACTACAATGTATGGATTGGAATCGACTGAAATTCATTATATAAATTTACAATATTCAAAGATACCTTTCTACGAAAACATTCCATGCAAAGCATTCAGCCTGCTATACAAAACCATATTGCCACAAAATAAGCTTTTCTCTAAATGGTATGGATATAGTTCTTTTCCTCACACTCAACGTTCCTTACTTATTAAAACGTTGAATCAAGAAAACTACGATGTAGTTGTGGGTGTACATGTTTTTCTGTCATTTCATTTGGCAAGCATTAAAAGACAGATCCAGGCAAAGACCATTGGCTGGATGCACAATTCCTATGATGCTTTTTTTTCTATAAAAACATCTTATGTAGGAAAACAAAAAAATCAGTTTAAACACTTAATGCCCAAGCTCGATAAGGTTATTGTTCTTTCCAAATACGATCAGGAACGATTCCTGAAAGAATTAAATGTACAGACAGAAGTAATATACAATCCTTTAACAATAGAACCTAAAGGAAAAGGCTCCCCCGAACATAAAAAGTTCCTGGCTATTGGACGCTTTTCTCCCCTACATAAAGGTTTTGATATATTAATTAATGCCTTTGCCCTTTTTGCAAAGCAGAATCAAGACTGGACATTAGACATCGTTGGCGAAGGACCAGAGGAAGATATGCTTCGTTCACTGATCACTAAGCATCATCTGGAAAAAAGAGTTACTATATATCCTTTTACCAAAGAAGTAGAAAAGCATTATGAATCAGCCAGCGTGTATGTACTTAGTTCCCGGTGGGAAGGATTTGGACTGGTTCTGGTAGAAGCCATGTCATACGGACTTCCAATAATATCCTCCAATCTTCCGGTTACTAAAGAATTATTTGAAGGCAAAGGAGTTGGAGTTTTCTTTAAAAACGAAGATATTGCAGATTTAGCGGAGAAAATGAACTTAATGACTAAAAACAATGATATAGAAATAATCTGTGATAATGCTTTTGAGTATTCTAAGCATTTTTTCACTATCAATATTTACAAGCAATGGAAGAACTTGTTCCTTAATAAAAACGACTAA
- a CDS encoding DUF4248 domain-containing protein: protein MMDENFELRSYSKTELSRKYNPLLCDRSAQRTLIKWIERNRELSERLLSTGFSKMDRLFTPRQVELIVSFLGEP, encoded by the coding sequence ATGATGGACGAAAATTTTGAACTCAGAAGTTATTCAAAAACTGAGTTGTCGAGGAAATATAATCCTCTGCTATGTGACCGTTCGGCTCAGCGAACTTTGATAAAGTGGATAGAGCGCAACAGGGAGTTAAGTGAACGGCTGCTTTCTACCGGTTTCAGTAAAATGGACCGGTTGTTTACACCCAGGCAAGTGGAACTGATTGTCTCCTTTCTGGGAGAACCGTAA
- a CDS encoding FimB/Mfa2 family fimbrial subunit, whose protein sequence is MNKQLQQIKNKIGFVALLITVSVLSACSAVVDDKSDCQDECRIHFKYDYNMKFADAFANEVKQVDLYVFDDKGNFVKKLTDKGNALKNDDYYMKLNLSPGKYHLVAWGGLDGESFSTDSLTSASTLNDLKVALKSTDQKSDKDLHPLWHGEINEINITGTFQEQTISLTKDTHRVRVVLQQINGDAVDNKAFRFEITDSNSLISYDNSLIDNGTVTYSPYATGQNTVGDVQPVTTAYAEMHTGRLMADSKSRLRIYKVADNSLIVDIPLIAYLMLTEMEGHKNSMTEQEYLDRQDEYSLVFFLDKNQSWLKVQIIVNGWTIRYNSSNLG, encoded by the coding sequence ATGAATAAACAATTGCAGCAAATTAAAAATAAAATTGGTTTTGTAGCTCTACTTATAACAGTAAGCGTACTATCTGCCTGTTCGGCTGTTGTTGATGACAAATCTGATTGCCAGGATGAATGCCGTATTCATTTTAAATACGACTATAATATGAAATTTGCCGATGCCTTTGCAAATGAGGTAAAACAAGTTGATCTTTATGTATTTGATGATAAAGGTAATTTCGTGAAAAAACTGACAGACAAAGGGAATGCATTAAAAAATGATGATTATTACATGAAACTCAATCTTTCTCCCGGTAAATATCATTTAGTGGCATGGGGAGGATTAGACGGTGAATCTTTTTCAACGGATTCATTAACCAGTGCTTCAACTTTAAACGACTTAAAGGTTGCACTAAAAAGTACAGATCAGAAATCTGATAAAGATTTGCATCCATTATGGCATGGTGAGATCAATGAAATCAATATAACAGGAACATTTCAGGAACAAACTATTTCCTTGACCAAAGATACCCACAGAGTGCGTGTTGTATTACAGCAGATCAATGGTGATGCCGTTGATAATAAAGCTTTTCGGTTTGAAATCACTGATAGTAATAGCCTGATTAGCTATGATAACAGCCTTATTGATAATGGAACAGTAACTTACTCACCTTATGCAACCGGACAAAATACGGTGGGAGATGTTCAACCTGTTACCACTGCATATGCTGAAATGCACACAGGACGTTTAATGGCTGATAGTAAGTCTCGTCTGCGTATCTATAAAGTGGCTGATAATAGTTTAATTGTTGATATTCCATTAATAGCATATCTTATGCTTACCGAAATGGAAGGACATAAAAATAGTATGACAGAACAGGAATATTTAGATCGTCAGGATGAATATTCATTGGTGTTTTTCCTCGATAAAAATCAGTCCTGGCTGAAAGTTCAGATAATTGTCAATGGTTGGACAATACGTTATAATAGTTCAAACCTTGGTTAG
- a CDS encoding DUF3868 domain-containing protein yields the protein MKIKLFIIIFSLLSTIHIAPVKAQQNLLDKPVSVMSSDVSKVGSLLLINITLDLTKLKLQPNRSMSIVPVLYTKDNNKVLSKILVNGRTKHIVYTRNTQRDKYKDVAIEVKRIDNVFQHVNYQISVPFQKWMQQAILSLRLDLCGCGGNSEENAQLKVLALADLNIKENDEHNFIPAVAYLVPQNEAIKKRTEKGSAYLDFPVNETIIYPDYRRNPDELKKIKQTIEIVKNDNNTKITSITIHGYASPEGSYPNNERLAKERADALKLYVRNLYNFDKNIITTTYTPEDWEGLSRFVTSSGIKTKKEIQAIIDQNIHPDMKELKLKKLEGGELFRYLQIECFPALRHSDYMVNYVVRGFSIEETKDVIGKRPQQLSLKEMFMLAQTYEKGSSEFNEVFEIAVRMFPEDPIANLNASSIALIKHDLNSAKKYLQKANNELPETINNLGILAMFEGRKEEAQSLFDKALKAGIPEAATNLKELNKEKE from the coding sequence ATGAAGATTAAACTTTTTATCATTATATTTTCACTATTATCAACTATTCATATTGCTCCGGTAAAAGCACAGCAAAATCTATTAGATAAGCCTGTTAGTGTGATGTCGTCTGATGTAAGTAAAGTTGGTTCTCTGCTACTTATAAATATTACTCTTGATTTAACGAAGCTGAAATTACAACCTAACCGTTCCATGAGTATTGTACCTGTACTCTATACAAAAGATAACAATAAAGTATTATCTAAAATACTGGTTAATGGAAGAACGAAACATATTGTTTACACACGTAATACTCAAAGAGACAAGTACAAGGATGTTGCCATAGAAGTAAAACGCATTGATAATGTATTTCAGCACGTTAATTACCAAATCAGTGTTCCATTCCAGAAATGGATGCAGCAGGCAATTTTATCTCTTCGCCTGGATTTATGTGGATGTGGTGGCAACTCAGAAGAAAATGCTCAGTTAAAAGTTCTGGCTCTGGCTGATCTGAATATAAAAGAAAACGATGAACATAATTTTATACCCGCTGTAGCTTATCTTGTTCCACAAAATGAAGCCATAAAAAAACGTACAGAAAAAGGCAGTGCATATTTAGATTTCCCGGTGAATGAGACTATAATCTATCCTGATTACAGACGCAATCCTGACGAACTAAAGAAAATAAAACAAACTATTGAAATAGTCAAGAATGATAATAATACGAAGATTACTTCAATCACAATTCATGGATATGCATCTCCGGAAGGCAGTTACCCGAATAATGAGCGGCTTGCTAAAGAGAGGGCTGATGCATTAAAACTTTATGTTCGTAATCTTTATAATTTTGATAAAAATATAATAACTACAACTTATACTCCGGAAGATTGGGAAGGGTTGTCCCGTTTTGTAACATCTTCAGGCATAAAAACGAAAAAAGAAATACAGGCAATTATCGATCAGAATATCCATCCGGATATGAAGGAATTGAAATTAAAAAAACTCGAAGGTGGTGAGCTTTTTCGTTATTTGCAGATTGAATGCTTCCCGGCATTACGACACTCGGATTATATGGTAAATTATGTTGTACGAGGATTTAGTATAGAAGAAACAAAAGATGTAATAGGTAAACGTCCTCAGCAGCTAAGCTTAAAGGAAATGTTTATGCTTGCTCAGACTTATGAGAAAGGCAGCAGTGAGTTTAATGAAGTATTCGAAATTGCTGTACGTATGTTTCCGGAAGATCCAATTGCAAATTTAAATGCTTCATCCATAGCCTTAATCAAGCATGACTTAAACTCTGCAAAAAAATATCTGCAAAAGGCTAATAACGAGTTACCTGAAACAATTAATAATCTAGGTATACTGGCTATGTTTGAGGGTCGGAAGGAAGAAGCTCAGTCTTTGTTTGATAAAGCACTGAAAGCCGGAATACCGGAAGCGGCAACTAACCTTAAGGAATTAAATAAGGAAAAAGAGTAA
- a CDS encoding DUF3575 domain-containing protein, whose product MKKKLLHILFILIIPKMVCSQNLVIKNNILYDASATPNIALETGLGEKTTLDLNYGFNPFTFNDNKKWKHWVAQPELRFWTCERFNGTFWGIHALGGQFNVGNIKLPFNILPDLKDHRYEGYFYGGGISIGHQWVLGKRWNLETSIGGGYARIHYDKYICPKCGPKLKTGNQNYWGVTKATISMIYVIH is encoded by the coding sequence ATGAAAAAGAAACTTTTACACATTCTCTTTATATTGATAATTCCTAAAATGGTTTGTTCACAAAATCTCGTGATAAAGAATAATATTCTATACGATGCAAGCGCAACTCCCAATATTGCTTTGGAAACTGGTTTAGGAGAAAAAACTACATTAGATTTGAATTATGGGTTCAATCCTTTTACTTTTAATGATAATAAAAAGTGGAAGCATTGGGTAGCACAACCAGAACTCCGATTTTGGACTTGTGAACGATTCAACGGTACATTTTGGGGGATTCATGCACTTGGTGGACAATTTAATGTCGGAAATATAAAATTACCTTTCAATATATTACCCGACTTAAAGGATCATCGCTATGAAGGCTATTTTTATGGCGGAGGAATCAGTATTGGTCATCAATGGGTTTTAGGCAAGCGTTGGAATCTGGAAACAAGTATTGGAGGAGGGTATGCACGAATTCACTATGATAAATATATATGTCCTAAATGTGGTCCGAAGTTAAAAACTGGCAATCAAAATTACTGGGGAGTAACAAAAGCAACAATTTCTATGATTTATGTAATTCACTAA
- a CDS encoding BT4734/BF3469 family protein — protein MKNITVFSGFNKPLGNKVLQEFLREVKNGRYRTEVEKIRLLIREENEEEAQRLKKLLASVTICALYIGGRRDVNLTEYCGMVVLDIDDLLSEEVIRLRSIIEADKHTYACFVSPGGLGLKVLVSVAREDGSLPVGIEEIKKFHREMYNRVMRYYTTLTLATIDVSGKDVGRLCYVSYDPLLFLNEQADIFMAGIKDVKEALPKKAAKGASDDARCVTETFAKCVRYTTKKQSYKEGNRNVFINLLANNCNRRGLTKEDTERFCLAKYVDMETEELLSTIRSAYTHASEHAVAKNTRNTQGLFDDVEDFLTENYELHYNVVSTRMEIRKKDSRNDFENLTDRTENSVWRAVNKSGIKCKMNDIRSLLMSDLFPSFNPFIAYFQKLPQWDGYDYIAQLSTTVKTDDDVYWLFCFRKWLVAMAASLLDKNTVNHVVPVFCGNQGRGKTRWTVKLLPPELQVYYATASVMEQEKDLLLKLSHRALVNIDELEALKPRDMAKLKKIITQISIDERKAYGRNEESYTRHASLLASSNNQKVLNDPTGSRRFITFLVNDINDAFTIDYLQLYAQIKHLIDSGFRFWFNMEEIEELDNHNDKFRSRSPEEEFLFVYFRKPLPGESPLFMTASEILKRISERTGINITSSGTNLITKVLDKHGFESKRLSKGYVYFIYELDLNEVERNNKVIVNEPQMIVNEAVIAEPELPF, from the coding sequence ATGAAAAACATTACAGTATTTAGCGGCTTTAACAAGCCTCTTGGAAACAAAGTTTTGCAGGAATTCTTGCGGGAAGTAAAAAATGGCCGTTATCGGACTGAAGTTGAAAAGATCCGTTTGCTAATCCGTGAAGAAAATGAGGAGGAGGCTCAGCGGCTGAAGAAGTTGCTGGCCTCTGTTACTATTTGTGCTTTGTATATTGGCGGGCGAAGGGATGTGAATCTCACCGAGTACTGCGGAATGGTAGTTCTTGATATAGATGATCTTTTATCTGAAGAGGTGATCAGGCTGAGGTCTATTATTGAAGCCGACAAACATACGTATGCTTGTTTTGTGAGTCCCGGAGGACTGGGATTGAAGGTGTTGGTTTCTGTTGCCCGAGAAGATGGCTCATTGCCTGTTGGCATAGAAGAAATTAAGAAGTTTCATCGGGAAATGTATAACAGAGTGATGCGTTATTACACGACGTTAACCTTGGCTACTATTGATGTGTCTGGCAAGGATGTGGGCAGACTTTGTTACGTGAGCTATGATCCGCTTCTTTTTCTTAACGAACAGGCTGATATATTTATGGCCGGAATAAAGGATGTGAAAGAAGCTTTGCCAAAGAAAGCTGCAAAGGGGGCGTCCGATGATGCAAGGTGTGTGACTGAGACTTTTGCGAAGTGTGTACGTTATACCACGAAAAAACAGAGTTACAAGGAAGGAAACCGTAATGTGTTTATTAATCTGCTGGCTAATAATTGCAATAGGAGAGGGCTGACTAAGGAAGATACGGAGCGTTTCTGTCTGGCAAAGTATGTTGATATGGAAACAGAAGAGTTACTTTCTACCATCCGCAGTGCTTATACTCATGCTTCCGAGCATGCTGTAGCAAAGAATACCCGGAACACGCAGGGTCTTTTTGATGACGTGGAAGATTTTCTGACTGAAAATTACGAGCTTCACTATAACGTGGTTAGTACGAGGATGGAAATTCGTAAAAAAGATTCGAGAAATGATTTCGAGAATCTAACGGACAGAACGGAAAACTCTGTATGGAGGGCGGTAAACAAGTCGGGTATTAAGTGTAAAATGAACGATATCCGTAGTCTCTTAATGTCTGATCTGTTCCCATCTTTTAATCCTTTTATTGCTTATTTTCAGAAACTTCCCCAATGGGATGGATATGATTATATAGCTCAACTGTCTACAACGGTGAAAACGGATGATGATGTATACTGGCTTTTTTGCTTCCGGAAATGGTTGGTGGCTATGGCAGCTTCCTTATTGGATAAAAATACGGTGAATCATGTGGTACCGGTGTTTTGTGGAAATCAGGGTAGGGGTAAAACCCGCTGGACGGTGAAACTTCTTCCACCCGAGTTGCAGGTTTACTATGCCACTGCATCTGTTATGGAGCAAGAGAAAGATTTGCTGTTGAAACTCTCTCACCGTGCCTTGGTCAATATTGATGAGCTCGAGGCTCTCAAACCACGAGACATGGCAAAGCTGAAGAAAATTATTACGCAAATCAGTATCGACGAGCGCAAAGCTTATGGACGTAATGAGGAAAGCTACACTCGCCATGCGTCTCTGTTAGCTTCCAGCAATAACCAGAAAGTATTGAATGACCCCACAGGTTCGCGTCGTTTTATCACTTTTCTGGTGAATGATATTAATGATGCGTTTACTATTGATTATTTGCAGCTGTATGCTCAGATTAAGCATTTAATCGATTCCGGTTTTCGCTTTTGGTTCAACATGGAAGAGATTGAAGAACTGGATAATCACAACGATAAGTTTCGGTCTCGTTCTCCCGAAGAGGAATTTTTATTTGTCTATTTTCGTAAACCATTGCCAGGAGAAAGCCCTCTTTTTATGACGGCAAGTGAAATTTTAAAGCGAATTTCGGAGAGAACAGGCATTAATATTACTAGTTCGGGGACAAATCTTATTACAAAAGTGCTGGATAAGCATGGTTTTGAGTCGAAAAGACTCAGTAAAGGGTACGTTTATTTCATTTATGAGCTCGATTTGAATGAAGTTGAGCGGAATAATAAAGTAATAGTAAATGAACCTCAAATGATTGTAAATGAGGCTGTAATTGCAGAACCGGAACTCCCGTTTTAA
- a CDS encoding Mfa1 family fimbria major subunit (Members of this family are fimbrial shaft proteins (major subunit proteins), found in the Bacteriodetes. The family is named for Mfa1 from Porphyromonas gingivalis, and is related to but distinct from the family of FimA from the species.): protein MIARAINRSKKIIETVIISLMITACNGIYDKYDDKGCLDNQNGTFISLTINTSCNTRSTPTGGETGDGQEDGQTNENAISDLTVFFYQGNDINQAIAANAVITGATYFGSSDIMENVTKPRQIEILKGTYHVIVVTNAGDLTGKFGTNANVKDLCDYLQKTAWVKNGNTYSQFVMSSTSDVSANIIEASQASPNLISVEVGRIAARIDFIPNKDNENTDLNNYLLKDNSNNSVAKIVINKIKLFNALNAGSYILKRVAASVSGTPAYLGNEEPVSGGIQTNYVIDPWSSLKTKDNLTGQHFSLTLGGSGTDYASSLYANNYSNNFSFSNDDAIKKSNLVNNGVNYYILGYTLENTTDKAYQLNGYCTGAMLETTYIPFKLTSYNYTNRINEITDNTKAVTFFTYGNGNATYNSIECIVFQSLKSSSLTNDFFTQIFTSSNTWQEVQDYINRFNENDLLGFKVYLQKKIGGQSLSNHLNETISWNRFVLEAYGYSFNDGAAVINQNGKDTRLLLSQLGIKCYENGLCYYPFWIRHSNNGNTDEGIMEFAVVRNNIYKLKVNSFSKIGWPSPYDPDPEDPVENPSINILVTVTPWRVITHPEIIL, encoded by the coding sequence ATGATAGCAAGAGCAATAAATAGAAGTAAAAAGATCATAGAAACAGTGATTATTTCATTAATGATTACTGCATGTAATGGCATTTATGACAAATACGACGATAAAGGATGTTTAGATAACCAAAACGGCACTTTTATTTCTCTCACAATTAACACTTCCTGTAATACACGCTCTACCCCTACAGGAGGAGAAACAGGAGATGGTCAGGAAGATGGGCAAACAAATGAAAATGCAATATCGGATCTGACAGTGTTTTTTTATCAGGGAAATGATATAAATCAAGCTATTGCAGCAAATGCTGTTATAACCGGTGCAACTTACTTTGGATCTTCTGATATAATGGAAAATGTAACTAAGCCGCGGCAGATTGAAATTCTCAAAGGGACTTACCACGTGATTGTAGTAACCAATGCCGGCGATTTAACTGGTAAATTTGGAACTAATGCTAATGTAAAAGATCTTTGTGATTATTTACAAAAAACAGCATGGGTTAAGAATGGAAACACCTACTCGCAATTTGTGATGTCTTCTACTTCTGATGTCTCAGCAAATATTATTGAGGCGAGCCAAGCCAGCCCTAATCTGATTAGTGTTGAGGTTGGAAGGATAGCTGCCAGAATTGATTTTATCCCTAATAAAGATAATGAAAATACTGACCTGAACAATTATCTGCTAAAAGATAATAGTAATAATTCTGTAGCTAAGATTGTTATAAATAAAATCAAGTTGTTTAATGCACTTAACGCCGGTTCGTATATATTAAAACGAGTGGCTGCATCTGTATCCGGTACTCCTGCATATTTAGGAAATGAAGAACCTGTTTCTGGGGGAATACAAACCAATTATGTGATAGATCCATGGAGCTCTTTAAAAACGAAAGACAACCTGACCGGACAACATTTTAGTTTAACCCTTGGTGGCTCGGGAACAGATTATGCCTCTTCATTATACGCAAACAATTATAGCAACAATTTCAGTTTTAGTAATGATGATGCTATAAAAAAGTCTAACCTTGTAAATAATGGAGTGAATTATTATATTCTGGGTTACACATTAGAGAATACAACAGACAAAGCTTATCAGTTAAACGGATATTGTACAGGTGCTATGTTAGAGACAACATACATACCGTTTAAGCTAACCAGTTACAATTACACAAATAGGATTAATGAAATTACAGACAACACTAAAGCTGTTACATTTTTTACTTATGGTAATGGGAATGCAACTTATAATTCAATTGAATGCATCGTATTTCAATCGCTGAAAAGCTCTTCTTTGACGAATGATTTTTTTACACAGATATTTACTTCTTCCAATACCTGGCAAGAAGTACAGGATTATATAAACCGTTTTAATGAAAATGATCTTTTAGGCTTTAAAGTTTATTTGCAAAAGAAAATAGGCGGGCAATCACTTTCAAACCACCTAAATGAAACTATTTCATGGAATCGTTTCGTCCTGGAAGCTTATGGCTATTCCTTTAATGACGGTGCTGCAGTTATCAATCAGAATGGTAAGGATACCAGGCTTCTTTTAAGTCAGTTAGGCATAAAATGCTATGAAAATGGACTTTGCTATTATCCGTTCTGGATCCGCCATTCAAATAATGGTAATACAGACGAGGGGATTATGGAATTTGCAGTTGTCCGTAATAATATTTATAAGCTAAAAGTGAATTCCTTCTCTAAAATAGGATGGCCTTCTCCCTACGATCCCGACCCTGAGGATCCGGTAGAAAACCCTTCTATAAATATACTTGTGACAGTTACTCCCTGGAGAGTCATTACACATCCGGAAATAATACTATAA